Proteins found in one Neurospora crassa OR74A linkage group II, whole genome shotgun sequence genomic segment:
- a CDS encoding p450 monooxygenase yields the protein MANPSATPSSIPSWMERLDIKSITDPSATPFSYLVTAFLLAVVVYSLQGPRFPKNIKHLNPKGPLEFSDTRPKKEFVYGSRQMLANWFKANPNKPCRVISDFGEAIVLPPRMANEIKNDDRLSFTRWTYKAFHGHLPGFEGFGEASRESHIVQEVIMRDLTKYLNKVTEPLAQETSMAMEANLPKAANGEWSTINLRSKILPIVARISSRVFLGEELCRNEEWLKVTQQYTIDGFGAAEDLRLWPAALRPIVHWFLPSCQRARADVRVARSILDPVLKKRRQEKAANGGKAEHDDAIEWFERTAKGKYYDPAVAQLVLSLVAIHTTSDLTCQVMTNLMQNPEFIAPLREEMIQVLSEGGWKKTSLYNMKLLDSVIKESQRVKPTGVASMRRYAEKDVTLSDGTFIPKGGFVAVSAHDMWNSEVYEQAEKWDGRRFLRMRETPGAGKENVAQLVSTAPEHLGFGHGQHACPGRFFAANEIKIALVHLLLNYEWRLPEGSDPKIRTFGFSMGVDPSLKVEYKGRQPEIEL from the exons ATGGCCAACCCCTCGGCCACACCAAGCTCCATCCCCTCGTGGATGGAGCGGCTCGACATCAAGTCCATCACCGACCCCTCGGCGACGCCCTTCTCCTACCTTGTCACGGCTTTTCTCTTAGCCGTCGTCGTGTACTCCCTCCAAGGACCGAGATTccccaagaacatcaagCACCTCAACCCAAAGGGTCCCCTCGAGTTTAGCGACACGAGACCGAAGAAGGAGTTTGTGTATGGCTCTCGACAGATGCTTGCGAACTGGTTCAAGGCCAACCCCAACAAGCCTTGCCGTGTCATCAGCGACTTTGGTGAGGCCATAGTGTTGCCGCCGCGGATGGCCAATGAGATCAAGAATGATGATCGGTTGAGCTTTACGAGGTGGACTTATAAA GCTTTCCATGGGCATCTCCCTGGTTTTGAAGGGTTCGGTGAGGCTAGCCGGGAATCGCACATTGTCCAGGAGGTTATCATGAGGGATCTTACCAAGTACCTGA ACAAGGTCACTGAGCCCCTCGCCCAGGAAACCTCCATGGCGATGGAGGCCAACCTCCCCAAGGCAGCCAACGGCGAGTGGTCCACCATCAACCTTCGCTCAAAGATCCTCCCCATCGTCGCCCGCATCTCTTCCCGCGTCTTCCTCGGCGAGGAACTCTGCCGCAACGAGGAATGGCTCAAGGTTACCCAGCAGTACACAATCGACGGGTTCGGCGCCGCCGAAGATCTTCGTCTCTGGCCTGCCGCCCTCCGGCCCATCGTCCACTGGTTCCTCCCGTCCTGCCAGCGCGCCCGCGCCGACGTGCGCGTAGCTCGCAGCATCCTCGACCCGGTCCTCAAGAAGAGACGTCAAGAAAAGGCAGCCAACGGCGGCAAAGCTGAGCACGACGACGCGATTGAGTGGTTTGAGCGAACGGCCAAGGGCAAGTACTACGACCCAGCAGTTGCGCAGCTGGTGCTGTCCCTGGTGGCCATCCACACCACGTCCGACTTGACGTGCCAGGTCATGACCAACCTGATGCAAAACCCCGAGTTCATTGCCCCCCTGCGCGAGGAGATGATCCAGGTGCTCAGCGAGGGCGGGTGGAAGAAGACGTCGCTGTACAACATGAAGCTGCTCGACAGCGTCATCAAGGAGTCCCAGCGTGTCAAGCCTACGGGCGTAGCCTCGATGCGTCGCTACGCCGAGAAGGACGTGACCTTGTCAGACGGCACCTTCATCCCGAAGGGCGGCTTCGTGGCCGTGTCGGCGCACGACATGTGGAACTCGGAAGTGTACGAGCAGGCGGAAAAGTGGGACGGAAGACGGTTTTTGAGGATGCGCGAGACGCCCGGAGCAGGCAAGGAGAACGTGGCACAGCTGGTGAGCACGGCGCCGGAGCACTTGGGATTCGGACACGGACAGCACGCGTGCCCCGGACGCTTCTTTGCGGCGAATGAGATCAAGATTGCGCTGGTTCATCTGCTGCTGAACTACGAATGGAGACTGCCGGAGGGGTCTGATCCCAAGATCAGGACGTTTGGCTTCTCGATGGGGGTGGATCCGTCTTTGAAGGTTGAGTACAAGGGCAGGCAGCCCGAGATTGAGCTTTGA
- a CDS encoding integral membrane protein yields the protein MQQPPNNGGNGGRNGSGQDNQGQVSQGEYFTDEDVRRTSTASTRLPSLLEAAESPQPLARPVEVAADIPPPTAAALSPISERPPALHPQPAPQEPQVQPRRPSQQPDLVSHRPAPPPPTRQSQGQNIPFQPARQESAIRLRRLRTASESSSRLGPSVISGQRRPSHPQFGSQSRDAPAPSAATGRRRSSSDPQRPLSARHWADDQPIMHKSTPLVPEHEGGEVPQPPAAHLSPINESDLAQPSIKVEPEHPGLRHQGTFRNLMPRRRRAENQASPEDAQPQAEHDTYDSRIVDFLDVIDPEVAALSSITNVQNSLFVPSLGRFVNRRPTYDLSQLPVLPPNLAGTSPPSQEDVHTIRTTRTATTAGEGETEDESAHQRPSPPHVHSFSTVLTAPQYAILPKDATLEGWREEDIRMLNDYVRHMLHSKRSKFKQRMKAFGKYCSRPLGFLVTLYAVLITLFGLAWVLFLIGWIYVGDKQLYVINVIDNVLVALFAIVGDGLAPFRAVDTYHMIFVARYHLKTIKLRNRLLVPLKDPNDVPLQTQAALEQADVERAPVDPHMTEVRHDDTFIPVLSEKSQARFIHHQKKLAKSHTFYKPHETGTHHAFPIGLLIAIVCLLDLHSCLQITLGSYTWSTDYHTRKSAVTTAVLCCSIAANSTAGLLIAIGDRRTRKKDVLERLLKQELTAEVMHKMEKEREKKAKQEAGEPTGIMQPALTLTNKFRKSEDHGVRKSADHGVRKNMDHGTSKASSSSESSRTDRKETAGRFNPTVSAAQVQDQEKQQGARNGTA from the exons ATGCAGCAGCCCCCCAACAACGGAGGAAATGGAGGAAGGAATGGGTCGGGGCAGGACAATCAGGGGCAGGTCAGCCAAGGCGAATACTTCACCGACGAAGATGTTCGACGGACGAGCACAGCATCGACTCGACTCCCCTCGTTGCTCGAAGCAGCAGAGTCACCGCAGCCTCTTGCACGccctgtagaggtagcagCAGAtattccaccaccaacagcagctgCTCTTAGTCCCATCAGCGAGCGGCCGCCTGCACTTCATCCCCAACCAGCACCACAAGAACCACAAGTTCAGCCTCGTCGACCATCACAACAGCCCGATCTTGTGTCCCACCGCCCAGCTCCCCCTCCGCCCACTCGACAAAGTCAAGGTCAAAACATTCCATTCCAGCCCGCTCGTCAAGAATCCGCTATCCGTCTCCGCAGACTACGCACTGCATCCGAGAGCAGCTCGAGGCTAGGGCCGTCAGTCATCTCGGGTCAGAGACGCCCTTCTCACCCACAATTCGGATCCCAGTCCCGAGATGCCCCGGCACCTTCAGCGGCAACAGGTCGACGTCGTTCCAGCTCTGACCCCCAACGGCCACTCAGCGCCAGACACTGGGCTGATGATCAGCCTATCATGCACAAATCGACACCTCTAGTTCCTGAACacgagggaggagaggtgcCACAGCCCCCAGCTGCCCATCTCTCCCCCATCAATGAAAGTGATCTGGCCCAGCCATCTATCAAAGTCGAGCCAGAGCACCCGGGTCTGCGTCACCAGGGTACCTTTCGAAACCTGATGCCACGTCGTCGCCGTGCAGAGAACCAGGCCAGCCCTGAGGATGCTCAGCCACAGGCAGAACATGACACATACGACTCGCGCATTGTAGACTTTCTGGATGTTATTG ACCCCGAAGTTGCCGCCTTGTCGTCCATCACCAACGTTCAAAACTCCCTCTTCGTTCCTTCACTGGGTAGATTCGTCAACCGAAGACCGACATATGATCTCTCCCAGCTACCAGTTCTCCCACCCAACCTGGCCGGCACCTCGCCCCCTTCCCAAGAGGATGTTCATACGATCCGAACGACCAGAACGGCCACGACTGCAGGCGAGGGCGAGACAGAAGATGAAAGCGCGCATCAGCGCCCAAGTCCACCTCATGTTCACAGTTTCTCGACCGTTTTGACTGCTCCTCAGTATGCCATCCTGCCCAAGGACGCTACTCTGGAGGGATGGCGCGAGGAAGACATCCGGATGCTTAACGACTATGTCCGGCATATGCTCCACTCAAAGCGTTCCAAGTTCAAGCAGCGTATGAAGGCATTCGGAAAGTACTGCAGCCGGCCTCTGGGCTTTCTTGTCACCCTCTATGCTGTTTTGATCACTCTGTTCGGTCTCGCTTGGGTTCTCTTCCTTATCGGTTGGATCTACGTCGGCGACAAACAGCTGTACGTCATCAATGTCATTGACAATGTCCTTGTCGCTCTATTCGCCATTGTCGGTGATGGCCTTGCTCCCTTCCGGGCGGTCGACACATACCACATGATCTTTGTGGCTCGCTATC ACCTCAAGACCATCAAGCTTCGCAACAGGTTGTTGGTTCCTTTGAAGGATCCCAATGACGTGCCTCTGCAAACCCAGGCCGCCCTCGAACAAGCAGACGTTGAGCGCGCCCCCGTGGACCCTCACATGACAGAGGTCCGGCATGACGATACCTTCATCCCCGTCCTCTCCGAGAAATCACAAGCCAGATTCATCCACCATCAAAAGAAGCTGGCCAAGTCGCACACCTTCTACAAGCCTCACGAAACGGGAACCCACCACGCCTTTCCTATCGGCTTGCTCATTGCCATTGTTTGCTTGTTGGACTTGCACAGTTGTCTCCAGATCACTCTCGGTTCTTATACCTGGTCTACCGATTACCACACCAGGAAAAGTGCAGTGACCACCGCTGTTCTTTGCTGCTCCATTGCTGCCAACAGTACTGCCGGTTTGCTCATTGCCATCGGCGATAGGCGTACTCGCAAGAAGGATGTCTTGGAGCGATTACTGAAGCAGGAGCTCACGGCTGAAGTGATGCACAAGATGGAGAAGGAACGGGAGAAGAAAGCCAAGCAAGAGGCTGGGGAACCTACCGGTATCATGCAACCGGCTTTGACGTTGACGAACAAGTTCAGAAAGAGTGAAGATCATGGAGTCAGAAAGAGTGCAGATCATGGAGTCAGAAAGAACATGGATCATGGCACTAGCAAGGCTAGCAGCAGCTCAGAAAGCTCTCGTACGGACAGGAAGGAGACAGCAGGTCGGTTCAACCCTACCGTTTCAGCAGCTCAGGTTCAGGACCAAGAGAAGCAGCAGGGAGCTCGGAACGGCACTGCGTAA
- the col-24 gene encoding fungal specific transcription factor yields MSNHHENPVYTSDSYYGNAPPTTRVPLPSYPSQQINAQQYHQPPQHVQHVEPVQQLPQFQHSQIQQQAYASRSQSSQSNPQQQQYGVQGQGQLDQQQQPQQPQSEQQQQQQQQQQHQHQQHQQQQQESQERQAPEEPSEDRPAKKKQRITRACDACHGRRQKCQGFQPCANCIKKGVECTYNNPYYRGRARTPPPPPNDPNTRNFARTTDIRGKEIRERSWVKRACDICRDGRHPCSGTLPCDRCFTMRQECTYKKRNSRNRYEDLPNPELRGPYHKPALVDAVLGPDDLPQPVQGPGNDEGDAEGQAMRDDIARHGGPEQDYLSLKLDRRYGEDDTPPLVFLHAAWKKLAQVQRTSQLPLDQPWDRSTTVRFPSNRQRWYQQQDHFFRSWNGTFHFLHRHTVRNWLEQVEKNYVARQELWHGVGHARAAVALMTMALGSLFRDAPKSWVRMNKKTGKAMKSRKMPPPDDYIWSLEYGDSLLNTALNLTDAEKGDPRLDSVQARLLQDLYLLSTCRLNKAWYTFGNTLQMITSLGLHRRVGRNRGLGRDITKRPDYAKLQCERRTFWTGYIIDKQLSMVFGRPSHFRDDFINQELPDAVNDEDMGPTGPVRAHKGDCYMEALVSHAKLNKLIDKLLHQVYSLREIPDQQRIDSALRIGKEVQQWRDELPYLLRNLKPTLLLPLFQRQMVFIRIAHCHATMLAYRPFLTTPYPQSGELKETTDYAIRECVDAARISLSVVTGLGRTEDNAQFVTLWYPHQVAYCAAVVLIILPHIRERQKLFGGPHYRGHEVMDGKLHKLVERGIKMLASDTSPYSPARKWAIILEELKREVTRQTGHVFPSLASGANKKAANEDTPADGEENGEEEEEDEEAENEVEEADGVSPDDQLLEDALRAHWAAEMVGSVQDQVADQEGEATTPGFTRRLWDNWTFTDWADLDSAAFGPIADFAEDSAPAPAPAPAPVPTPGLTPVSAPATAPAPAPVTGPAPAPVSAHAQVSAVFAPV; encoded by the exons ATGTCCAATCATCATGAGAATCCTGTGTATACCTCTGATTCCTATTACGGCAATGCGCCGCCCACCACACGCGTTCCCCTGCCCTCGTACCCCTCCCAGCAGATAAACGCCCAACAATATCACCAGCCTCCTCAGCACGTCCAGCACGTTGAACCAGTGCAACAACTCCCACAATTCCAACACTCCCAAATCCAGCAGCAGGCTTATGCTTCGCGCTCTCAGTCGTCGCAGTCCAAtccccagcagcaacagtaTGGAGTTCAAGGACAAGGCCAACttgatcaacaacaacaaccacagcaaccacagtcagagcagcagcagcagcagcagcaacaacaacaacatcaacatcaacaacatcaacagcaacaacaagaatCCCAAGAACGGCAGGCCCCGGAGGAGCCTTCAGAGGACAGGcctgccaagaagaagcagaggaTCACCCGGGCGTGTGATGCCTGCCATGGCCGCCGTCAAAAGTGCCAGGGCTTCCAGCCATGCGCAAACTGCATCAAGAAAGGCGTAGAGTGCACCTACAACAACCCTTACTACCGAGGCCGCGCAaggactcctcctccacctcccaaTGATCCCAACACCCGCAACTTTGCCCGTACTACAGACATCCGCGGAAAGGAGATACGCGAGCGGAGCTGGGTCAAGCGAGCCTGCGACATCTGTCGGGATGGACGCCATCCCTGTTCAGGCACTCTACCGTGCGATAGATGCTTCACCATGAGGCAGGAGTGCACCTACAAGAAACGCAACAGTCGCAACCGATACGAAGATCTTCCGAACCCGGAACTGAGAGGTCCCTATCACAAGCCCGCACTGGTTGATGCTGTCTTGGGGCCTGACGATCTGCCACAGCCTGTCCAAGGACCTGGAAATGATGAGGGTGATGCCGAGGGACAGGCTATGAGAGACGATATTGCGCGCCACGGCGGCCCTGAACAGGACTACCTGAGCCTCAAGCTTGATCGCCGCTACGGAGAGGATGACACTCCACCTCTTGTCTTTCTTCATGCGGCGTGGAAGAAACTTGCCCAGGTGCAGCGTACTTCTCAGCTTCCTCTTGATCAGCCCTGGGACCGTTCGACAACCGTTCGGTTTCCATCCAATCGGCAGAGGTGGTACCAACAGCAGGACCACTTCTTCAGGAGCTGGAACGGCACCTTTCATTTCCTCCATCGTCATACCGTACGGAACTGGCTGGAACAAGTTGAAAAGAATTATGTGGCTCGTCAGGAGTTGTGGCATGGTGTAGGCCATGCCCGTGCCGCTGTTGCCCTTATGACCATGGCTCTTGGCTCGCTCTTCAGGGATGCTCCAAAGTCGTGGGTTCGCATGAACAAAAAAACCGGCAAGGCGATGAAGAGCAGGAAAATGCCTCCTCCAGACGACTATATCTGGTCCCTCGAATACGGCGATTCGTTGCTAAACACCGCCCTAAATCTCACAGATGCCGAGAAAGGCGATCCGAGGTTAGACTCTGTCCAAGCTCGCCTCTTGCAGGACTTGTACCTCTTGAGCACATGCCGCCTGAACAAAGCTTGGTACACCTTTGGCAATACCCTTCAGATGATCACGAGCCTCGGTCTTCATCGGCGTGTGGGCAGAAACCGTGGACTTGGTCGCGACATTACCAAAAGACCGGACTATGCCAAACTCCAGTGCGAGAGGCGGACATTCTGGACGGGTTACATTATCGACAAACAACTCAGCATGGTCTTTGGACGACCCAGCCACTTCCGTGACGATTTCATCAATCAGGAGCTTCCAGACGCTGTCAACGACGAGGACATGGGGCCCACTGGCCCTGTTCGGGCACACAAGGGGGATTGCTACATGGAAGCACTGGTCTCCCATGCCAAATTGAACAAGCTCATCGACAAGCTCCTCCACCAAGTATACTCGCTTCGAGAGATCCCCGACCAGCAAAGGATCGATAGCGCTCTACGCATCGGCAAAGAGGTTCAGCAGTGGAGGGACGAGCTGCCATATCTCCTCAGGAATCTTAAGCCCACCTTGCTGCTTCCCCTTTTCCAGAGGCAGATGGTTTTCATCCGGATAGCACACTGTCATGCCACCATGCTTGCCTACCGGCCCTTCCTCACCACGCCCTACCCTCAATCAGGCGAACTGAAAGAAACCACTGACTACGCCATCCGCGAGTGCGTCGACGCGGCACGAATCAGCCTCAGTGTCGTCACCGGTCTTGGTCGCACAGAGGACAACGCGCAATTCGTGACGCTCTGGTACCCCCACCAGGTCGCCTACTGCGCCGCCGTCGTCTTGATCATCCTCCCGCACATTCGCGAGCGCCAGAAATTGTTTGGTGGTCCTCACTACCGCGGCCATGAAGTGATGGATGGCAAGTTGCACAAGCTGGTGGAAAGAGGCATCAAGATGTTGGCGTCGGATACCAGTCCCTATTCGCCCGCGCGCAAGTGGGCCATTATACTGGAGGAGCTGAAAAGGGAGGTGACGCGCCAGACAGGTCATGTCTTCCCAAGTCTGGCGAGCGGTGCTAACAAGAAGGCTGCTAATGAAGATACCCCAGCGGATGGGGAGGAgaatggggaggaggaggaggaggatgaggaggctgagaaTGAAGTTGAAGAGGCTGATGGCGTGTCGCCGGATGATCAGTTGCTGGAGGATGCCCTTCGCGCTCATTGGGCGGCAGAAATGGTTGGATCGGTGCAAGATCAAGTTGCAGATCAGGAGGGGGAGGCCACGACGCCTGGTTTCACGAGGAGGCTTTGGGATAACTGGACGTTTACGGATTGGGCGGATCTTGACTCTGCA GCCTTTGGACCTATTGCCGACTTTGCTGAAGAttcagctccagctcctgcccctgctcctgctccggTCCCAACTCCAGGTTTAACTCCCGTGTCAGCTCCGGCtacggctccggctccggctcccgTTACAGGTCCCGCCCCAGCGCCGGTGTCGGCTCATGCTCAAGTTTCTGCGGTTTTCGCACCCGTTTAA